From the genome of Marinitoga hydrogenitolerans DSM 16785, one region includes:
- a CDS encoding YncE family protein — MLKIFQKILLIIFILFSLISLSSPDTFQVVDKIKVGERTFHIDIYGNYATICNYSGTVKVVDYVNGDVTLYVDNGVITRPMAGYYINNYLYVIDNGDPSLKVINKWGSLSRKLKLKAKPVNMKFSKDKFYVATTNPYGLYIINKTSLKIEAFYEFPVKSPFISLIDNDVLIPMYENEKNNIFTTYKLLFRLSDEKFIMNLKRISFPIDIERYNGKYYLGEYFEGGIYEFWDNYQKKIAQFGKYLTNIGIFNNNIIGNSLFGGIYIYSLKDKSIKVILKDIPITDFAYNTTNDFLFAISHITGEFFVIDKNFNVYERFKIDDYPIDIEVPTDNIILVLSTDGQVLNIIRRF; from the coding sequence ATGCTTAAAATATTTCAAAAAATTCTTTTGATTATTTTTATCCTGTTTTCTTTGATTTCTCTTTCTTCACCAGATACTTTTCAAGTTGTTGATAAAATAAAGGTTGGAGAGAGAACATTTCACATTGATATCTATGGGAATTATGCAACTATCTGCAATTACAGCGGTACCGTAAAAGTTGTTGATTATGTTAATGGTGATGTCACTTTATATGTAGATAATGGAGTTATTACAAGACCCATGGCAGGATATTATATAAATAATTATTTATATGTCATAGATAACGGAGATCCTTCTCTAAAAGTTATTAACAAGTGGGGAAGTCTTAGCAGAAAATTAAAGTTAAAAGCTAAACCTGTAAATATGAAGTTTTCAAAAGATAAATTTTATGTTGCTACTACCAATCCTTATGGTTTATATATTATAAATAAAACATCTTTAAAAATAGAAGCTTTCTATGAATTTCCAGTAAAAAGTCCTTTCATATCTTTGATTGATAATGATGTTTTAATTCCCATGTATGAAAATGAAAAAAACAATATTTTTACTACATATAAATTGTTGTTTAGGCTAAGCGATGAAAAGTTTATTATGAATTTAAAAAGAATTTCTTTTCCAATTGATATTGAAAGGTATAACGGAAAATACTATTTAGGTGAATATTTTGAAGGAGGAATATATGAATTTTGGGATAATTATCAAAAAAAGATTGCTCAATTTGGTAAATATTTAACTAATATTGGAATATTCAACAATAATATAATCGGAAATTCACTTTTTGGTGGAATCTATATTTATTCGTTAAAAGATAAATCTATAAAAGTTATTTTAAAGGATATCCCTATTACTGATTTTGCATATAATACTACTAATGATTTTCTGTTTGCCATATCTCATATAACTGGCGAATTTTTTGTAATTGATAAGAATTTTAACGTTTATGAAAGGTTTAAAATCGATGATTATCCTATAGATATTGAAGTGCCAACAGATAATATTATTTTAGTATTAAGTACAGATGGTCAGGTATTAAATATTATAAGAAGGTTTTAA
- a CDS encoding polysaccharide pyruvyl transferase family protein, whose product MKKIFLVGYYGHNNLGDEMLFESMLEMFKEIKFEGKIYVISDKTKIEKEYKFKVFTIDKYDFPKIINTIKDIDLMIYGGGNLLQSETSLKSFLYYDFLFSIAKHYKKNILFVSQGFGHFKHKYALKRLKKILKYKRLFGILRDETSYRYAKRYSGNFELGTDIGVIKYKNIIFKKDPQKMHISIIIKNRRNWAKILYILEQINVKRITPIVLNKSQDSIIAYEFFEKYKDEINISFPVSEENKILYEILKSEFVISDRLHGGILSLYLGVPVIMYKNQKNYRVFKTINNEYNLFFKDEEDLIGAISKIYDFKFNNMQEKFVNNLNETHEKTVNLIKTFL is encoded by the coding sequence ATGAAAAAAATCTTTCTTGTAGGATATTATGGTCATAATAATCTTGGAGACGAAATGTTGTTTGAATCAATGTTAGAAATGTTTAAAGAAATAAAATTTGAAGGAAAAATATATGTGATTTCAGATAAAACAAAGATTGAAAAAGAATATAAATTCAAGGTTTTTACAATAGATAAATATGATTTTCCAAAAATAATAAATACAATAAAAGATATTGATTTAATGATTTATGGTGGTGGAAATCTCTTACAAAGCGAGACATCTTTAAAAAGTTTTTTATATTATGATTTTTTATTTTCAATAGCTAAGCACTATAAAAAAAATATTTTGTTTGTTTCCCAGGGATTTGGTCATTTTAAACATAAATATGCATTAAAAAGATTAAAAAAAATTTTAAAATATAAACGATTATTTGGAATATTAAGAGATGAAACTAGTTATAGATATGCAAAAAGATATTCTGGAAATTTCGAATTGGGTACAGATATTGGAGTTATAAAATATAAAAACATAATATTTAAAAAAGATCCTCAAAAAATGCATATTTCGATAATCATAAAAAACAGAAGAAATTGGGCGAAAATACTATATATTTTAGAACAGATAAATGTAAAAAGAATAACACCTATAGTTTTAAATAAATCGCAAGATTCGATAATAGCATATGAATTCTTTGAAAAATATAAAGATGAAATAAATATTTCCTTTCCAGTTTCAGAAGAAAATAAAATTTTATATGAAATATTAAAATCTGAATTTGTTATTTCTGATAGACTACATGGTGGAATATTATCTTTATATCTGGGTGTTCCGGTAATTATGTATAAAAATCAAAAAAATTATAGAGTTTTTAAGACGATAAATAATGAATATAATTTATTTTTTAAAGACGAAGAAGATTTGATTGGTGCAATATCAAAAATATATGATTTTAAATTTAATAATATGCAAGAAAAGTTTGTAAATAATTTGAATGAAACACACGAAAAAACAGTAAATTTAATTAAAACCTTCTTATAA
- the flgB gene encoding flagellar basal body rod protein FlgB: protein MFVKDLTMNIIPKALDAIEARQKIYSHNIANYNTPGYKRKDISFEEELRKALGNSNEIKLKTNNSKHLKNIPSINEVKYDIIEDKSRSTREDGNNVDIDIEMVKMMENTLQYNALTRLINYRLSDYKTVIGGIR from the coding sequence ATGTTTGTAAAAGATCTTACAATGAATATTATACCAAAAGCTTTAGACGCTATTGAAGCAAGACAAAAAATTTATTCTCATAATATAGCTAATTATAACACACCAGGTTATAAAAGAAAAGATATTTCTTTTGAAGAAGAATTAAGAAAAGCTTTAGGAAATTCTAATGAGATAAAATTAAAAACAAACAATTCAAAACATTTAAAAAACATACCTTCTATTAATGAAGTAAAATATGATATAATAGAAGACAAATCACGTTCAACAAGAGAAGATGGAAACAATGTTGATATTGATATTGAAATGGTTAAAATGATGGAAAACACTTTACAATATAACGCTTTAACCAGATTAATTAACTATAGATTATCAGATTATAAAACAGTTATTGGAGGAATCAGATAA
- the flgC gene encoding flagellar basal body rod protein FlgC has translation MNAFKIMDIAASGMTAERFRSEVISNNLANANTTRTENGGPYRRKVVTFKEVLNKELSKKDEQISGVRVSKLEEDNSPFRLVYDPGHPDADENGYVKYPNVNPLREMVDLITAQRAYEANVAVINSAKTMFNSALSIGRGA, from the coding sequence ATTAATGCTTTTAAAATAATGGATATCGCTGCAAGCGGAATGACAGCAGAAAGATTTAGATCAGAAGTAATCTCAAATAATCTTGCGAATGCAAATACTACAAGAACTGAGAATGGCGGACCTTATAGGAGAAAAGTTGTTACTTTTAAAGAAGTTTTGAATAAAGAATTATCTAAAAAAGATGAACAAATATCTGGTGTAAGAGTCTCAAAATTAGAAGAAGATAATAGTCCTTTTAGATTGGTATATGATCCTGGTCATCCAGATGCTGACGAAAATGGATATGTTAAATATCCTAATGTTAATCCTCTCAGAGAAATGGTCGATTTAATTACTGCACAAAGAGCTTATGAAGCTAATGTTGCAGTTATTAATTCTGCAAAAACAATGTTTAATTCTGCTTTATCTATAGGTCGTGGAGCTTAG
- the fliE gene encoding flagellar hook-basal body complex protein FliE, protein MIEKIPGVSGINGINDIARTQKNNKTSSKNLNFADILKNAIDDVNKTQKISQQMSADYAAGKIDNIHNVIISAEKASLSLKLTTEVTNKIVQAYKEIMKMQI, encoded by the coding sequence ATGATTGAAAAAATCCCGGGAGTTTCAGGAATAAATGGAATTAATGATATAGCAAGGACGCAAAAAAACAATAAAACATCATCAAAAAATTTGAATTTCGCAGATATTTTGAAAAATGCTATTGATGATGTAAATAAAACCCAAAAGATCTCTCAACAAATGAGTGCTGATTACGCAGCAGGAAAGATTGACAATATTCATAATGTTATTATTTCTGCTGAAAAAGCTTCTTTGTCATTAAAACTAACAACAGAAGTTACAAACAAAATTGTTCAGGCTTACAAAGAAATTATGAAAATGCAAATTTAA
- a CDS encoding cupin domain-containing protein, whose protein sequence is MEDIIKAVDEFFERHPESDFETLELFLYDNFDKKDVEQYLQLLGETILSAESKFKDPMNALLDNEPEVKVIENPSDVLLKKLDVKNWPIWEKEVSTFDWYYEDTEVCYILDGEVIVHTKNYNYKIKKGNLVKFKKGLSCKWEILKPIKKHYNFGITI, encoded by the coding sequence ATGGAAGATATAATTAAAGCCGTTGATGAATTTTTTGAAAGACATCCAGAGTCAGATTTTGAAACTCTGGAATTGTTTCTTTATGATAATTTCGATAAAAAGGATGTTGAACAGTATCTTCAATTATTGGGTGAAACTATATTAAGTGCCGAATCTAAATTTAAAGACCCTATGAATGCTCTTTTAGATAACGAACCTGAAGTTAAAGTCATAGAAAATCCTTCTGATGTTTTATTAAAAAAATTAGACGTAAAAAACTGGCCTATATGGGAAAAAGAAGTTTCTACTTTTGATTGGTATTATGAAGATACTGAAGTGTGTTATATTTTAGATGGAGAAGTTATTGTTCATACAAAAAATTACAATTATAAAATTAAAAAAGGCAATTTAGTTAAATTTAAAAAAGGGCTTTCTTGCAAATGGGAAATTCTTAAACCTATTAAAAAACATTATAATTTTGGAATAACCATATAG
- a CDS encoding type II toxin-antitoxin system Phd/YefM family antitoxin, producing MDIENLKFYSVAEAKSKFSYVTEESKRKFVVITKNGKPEFVLIGFDKFKKLMNFIDEIRDLYLMEIGDPSKYNEIKDIFKEIEILEE from the coding sequence ATGGATATTGAAAATTTGAAATTTTACAGCGTGGCTGAAGCCAAATCAAAATTTTCTTATGTAACAGAGGAATCGAAAAGGAAATTCGTTGTTATCACAAAAAATGGAAAACCTGAATTTGTTCTAATAGGATTTGACAAATTTAAAAAATTAATGAATTTTATTGATGAAATTAGAGATTTATATCTTATGGAAATAGGTGATCCTTCTAAATATAATGAAATAAAAGATATATTTAAAGAAATTGAAATTTTAGAAGAATAA
- a CDS encoding ABC transporter ATP-binding protein encodes MAQVVLENIDKIYPNGFHAVKNASFTIEDKEFCVLLGPSGCGKTTTLRMIAGLEEITDGKLVIDGKIVNDVEPKDRDIAFVFQNYALYPHMTVYDNMAFGLKLRKFPKEEIDARVKNAAKILDIAHLLDRKPKQLSGGQRQRVAVGRAIVRDPKVFLFDEPLSNLDAKLRVQMRSELKKLHHRLNATIVYVTHDQVEAMTMADKIVIMKDGVIQQIGSPFDVYFRPTNKFVAGFIGTPPMNFLEAKIVKGEGGLWVASEGFKVKVPKEFEEKLESYIDKDVVFGIRPENIHDKSIYKGEHTNDVIKGIVDVAEPLGSETLLHVNIGGQAFVAKVDPTTTAREDSEVELILEMETMHIFDKETELAVI; translated from the coding sequence ATGGCACAAGTTGTATTGGAAAATATTGATAAAATTTACCCTAACGGATTTCATGCAGTTAAAAATGCAAGTTTTACTATCGAAGATAAAGAATTTTGTGTTTTGTTAGGTCCTTCAGGATGCGGAAAAACTACAACATTAAGAATGATTGCAGGATTAGAAGAAATAACAGATGGAAAATTAGTGATTGATGGCAAAATCGTTAATGATGTTGAACCAAAGGATAGAGATATTGCTTTTGTTTTCCAGAATTATGCTCTTTATCCTCATATGACAGTATATGATAATATGGCTTTTGGTTTAAAATTAAGAAAATTCCCAAAAGAAGAAATTGATGCTAGGGTAAAAAATGCAGCAAAAATTTTAGATATTGCACATTTATTAGATAGAAAGCCTAAACAATTATCAGGTGGTCAAAGACAGAGGGTTGCAGTTGGTAGAGCTATTGTTAGGGATCCTAAAGTATTTTTATTTGACGAACCTTTATCAAATTTAGATGCGAAATTAAGGGTTCAAATGAGAAGTGAATTAAAAAAATTACATCATAGATTAAACGCAACAATAGTATATGTTACTCACGACCAAGTTGAAGCTATGACTATGGCTGATAAAATTGTTATTATGAAAGATGGAGTTATTCAACAAATTGGAAGTCCTTTCGATGTATATTTCAGACCAACAAATAAATTTGTTGCTGGTTTTATTGGTACTCCTCCTATGAATTTCTTAGAAGCGAAAATAGTTAAAGGTGAAGGCGGATTATGGGTTGCTTCAGAAGGTTTCAAAGTAAAGGTTCCAAAAGAATTCGAAGAAAAATTAGAATCTTATATAGATAAAGATGTTGTATTTGGAATTAGGCCAGAAAATATTCATGATAAATCAATATATAAAGGTGAGCATACAAATGATGTTATTAAAGGAATTGTTGATGTTGCAGAACCTTTAGGAAGTGAAACTTTATTACATGTTAATATTGGTGGTCAAGCATTTGTTGCTAAAGTTGATCCTACTACGACTGCTAGGGAAGACAGTGAAGTTGAATTGATCTTAGAAATGGAAACAATGCATATTTTTGATAAAGAAACTGAATTAGCAGTTATATAA
- a CDS encoding Nif3-like dinuclear metal center hexameric protein, translating to MANIFEIEKFLNDLLDINKFNDYCFNGIQIEGKHEVKKIAVGVSFNKQFLDEAIENNADMLLVHHGIFGKDFFKIRGYFKKRIEKVIKNNITLMGYHLPLDAHLIYGNNAQIAKKLNLNNIESYDIGVKGNFDEDIPFEKFKRMLEKIFNRRDLLIYQNKNYVKNVVIISGGASYAIESLEGVADTFITGEVKEHIRDIASEMGINYINAGHYATEIFGVKAISNLLKDKFNIENIFIDTYNEI from the coding sequence ATGGCAAATATTTTTGAAATAGAAAAATTTTTAAATGATTTATTAGATATCAATAAATTTAATGATTATTGCTTTAATGGAATACAAATTGAAGGAAAACATGAAGTAAAAAAAATTGCTGTAGGTGTTTCATTTAATAAACAATTTTTAGACGAAGCTATTGAAAATAATGCGGATATGCTTCTTGTACATCACGGAATTTTTGGTAAGGACTTTTTTAAGATTCGAGGATATTTTAAAAAACGTATTGAAAAAGTCATAAAAAATAATATCACTCTTATGGGATATCATTTGCCTTTAGATGCACATTTAATATATGGAAATAATGCTCAAATAGCTAAAAAATTAAATTTAAATAATATAGAAAGCTATGATATAGGTGTAAAAGGAAATTTTGATGAGGATATACCTTTTGAAAAATTTAAAAGAATGCTTGAGAAAATTTTTAATAGAAGAGATTTATTAATTTATCAGAATAAAAATTACGTTAAAAATGTAGTTATAATATCAGGAGGAGCATCTTATGCAATCGAATCTTTGGAAGGTGTTGCAGATACTTTTATAACAGGTGAAGTGAAAGAACATATTAGAGATATAGCTTCAGAAATGGGGATAAATTATATAAATGCTGGTCATTATGCAACCGAAATATTCGGTGTTAAAGCCATTTCTAATTTATTAAAAGATAAATTCAACATTGAAAATATTTTCATTGATACATATAATGAAATTTAA
- a CDS encoding LysM peptidoglycan-binding domain-containing protein gives MKKSLFTLIILILSFLAFSINFSKSNEGYYEIPSYKPFLGVEFSNELFDKNMPFLLANLEYNGKFYYMPYTKYLYKNNEVFVIGVIERNDDYEYNNFKIYSTNHIINTFSKEIKEANISIIILYKNVSLHGKKISQESTNLNLQDFSFIINDTLPREIYSLDNSVFEKYYKEEMPKDNYIYYKVKSGDTLYSISRIFGVSIDYLLKINNIKSPELLKDDMFIIVGTSKNFISKGEANE, from the coding sequence ATGAAAAAATCATTATTTACACTCATAATTTTAATTTTGTCTTTTTTAGCTTTTTCAATAAACTTTTCTAAAAGCAATGAAGGATACTATGAAATTCCATCATATAAACCCTTTCTAGGTGTTGAATTTAGCAATGAACTTTTTGATAAAAATATGCCTTTTTTATTGGCAAACTTAGAATATAACGGCAAGTTTTATTACATGCCATATACAAAATACTTATATAAAAACAATGAAGTCTTTGTTATTGGCGTAATAGAAAGAAATGATGATTATGAATATAACAATTTTAAAATTTATAGCACCAATCATATTATAAATACTTTTTCTAAAGAAATTAAAGAAGCAAATATATCGATAATTATCCTATATAAAAACGTTTCACTTCATGGTAAAAAAATTAGCCAGGAAAGTACAAATTTAAATCTACAAGATTTTTCTTTTATAATAAATGACACTTTGCCAAGAGAAATATATTCTTTAGACAATTCTGTATTTGAAAAATATTACAAAGAAGAAATGCCAAAAGATAATTATATTTACTATAAAGTAAAAAGTGGAGATACTTTATACAGCATTTCACGTATTTTTGGTGTTTCCATAGACTATTTATTAAAAATTAATAATATTAAATCTCCAGAATTATTAAAAGATGATATGTTCATAATTGTCGGTACCTCAAAAAACTTTATAAGTAAGGGTGAAGCAAATGAGTAA
- a CDS encoding HD-GYP domain-containing protein → MSKYEAISSIIAEMPISNFRLILGIKISDNLFRIVSYFDSENMDFDLSMNSMCFSVEDKFLINNFDSVLYEESINKHFFDGKRNHFAIGQNIIFRNNIVGFIYVLLDKNTKYDNINTLKDLFYEHLKSFLTILLDMKDEVLKEYSIEQTINSLFSILKAHDAYTYYHSLRIADLSVLIAENLKLDQKNIEKLYYAALIHDLGEIWIPKEILQKSEKLTPVELEIIKQHTNNLEFLFAGNDYFSEYVEIAKYHHEYLDGSGYSKKNKYYLSLLSKILVVSEVTDALLSNRPWRKAMKIEDAPKILFKMVENNKLDGEIVKTVVKIIPDFYGGLLPNTLMKYNDVFINFNIEKKEIKLKAKIIDSKKDFINIFLPQKTIEIDEKNFNIEKDLLQLENNISIEYYSNNNSFNKTCTIVGKNKTGYILKINKNIEDSESVSVKWNLIGVGVPLKKVVFVNKYVWRLDNEKAFKINIESISNKNLIFYALKDKVNNMVDSKILITFEAMNLKINLIGEIIYKEEIFSGYYHCDFKIGEVTDDEYTKLIQIINLRKEQLKMLH, encoded by the coding sequence ATGAGTAAGTATGAGGCTATTAGTTCAATAATAGCTGAAATGCCTATTTCAAATTTCAGATTGATTTTGGGAATTAAAATTTCCGATAATTTATTTAGAATTGTGTCATATTTTGATTCTGAAAATATGGATTTTGATCTTTCTATGAATTCTATGTGTTTTTCTGTTGAAGATAAATTTCTTATTAATAATTTTGATTCTGTTTTATATGAAGAATCTATTAATAAACACTTTTTCGATGGAAAAAGAAATCATTTTGCTATAGGTCAAAATATTATCTTTCGAAATAATATTGTTGGTTTTATTTATGTGTTATTAGATAAAAATACAAAATATGACAATATTAATACCTTAAAAGACTTATTTTATGAACATTTGAAAAGTTTTTTAACTATACTTTTGGATATGAAAGATGAAGTATTAAAAGAATACTCCATTGAGCAAACAATAAATTCTTTATTTTCAATTTTAAAAGCACATGATGCTTATACTTATTATCATTCTTTACGAATAGCTGATCTTTCTGTACTTATTGCTGAAAATTTAAAATTGGATCAAAAAAATATTGAAAAATTATACTATGCCGCTTTAATACATGATTTGGGAGAAATTTGGATACCAAAAGAAATATTACAAAAGTCTGAAAAACTTACTCCCGTGGAATTAGAAATTATAAAACAACATACTAATAATCTTGAATTTTTATTTGCAGGAAACGATTATTTTTCTGAATATGTGGAAATCGCAAAGTATCACCATGAATATTTAGATGGTAGTGGTTACTCTAAAAAAAATAAATATTATCTTTCTTTATTGTCAAAAATATTAGTCGTTTCTGAAGTTACTGATGCTTTGCTCTCTAACAGACCATGGAGAAAAGCTATGAAAATTGAAGATGCTCCAAAAATTTTATTTAAAATGGTTGAAAATAATAAATTAGACGGAGAAATTGTAAAAACTGTTGTAAAAATAATCCCTGATTTTTATGGTGGCCTTTTACCAAACACTTTAATGAAATACAATGATGTTTTTATTAATTTCAATATTGAAAAAAAAGAAATAAAATTAAAAGCTAAAATTATAGATTCTAAAAAAGATTTTATCAATATCTTTTTACCTCAAAAAACTATTGAAATAGATGAAAAAAACTTTAATATTGAAAAAGATCTTTTACAACTTGAAAATAATATATCTATTGAATACTATTCTAACAATAATTCATTTAATAAAACGTGTACAATTGTAGGGAAAAATAAAACAGGTTATATTCTAAAAATTAATAAAAATATAGAAGATTCTGAGAGTGTTTCTGTAAAGTGGAATTTGATTGGTGTCGGGGTACCTTTAAAAAAAGTCGTTTTTGTTAATAAATATGTATGGAGACTTGATAATGAAAAAGCTTTTAAAATTAATATTGAAAGCATATCAAATAAAAATCTTATATTTTATGCTTTAAAAGACAAAGTAAATAATATGGTTGATTCGAAAATTTTAATAACTTTTGAAGCAATGAATTTAAAAATAAACCTTATAGGTGAAATAATATATAAAGAAGAAATTTTTAGTGGATATTATCATTGTGATTTCAAAATTGGAGAAGTCACAGATGATGAGTATACAAAATTAATTCAAATAATAAATTTAAGGAAAGAACAATTAAAAATGTTACATTAA
- the rpmH gene encoding 50S ribosomal protein L34 — protein sequence MKRTYQPSRTKRRRTHGFLARTKTPGGRAVLRRRRAKGRKRLAV from the coding sequence ATGAAAAGAACATACCAACCTTCCAGAACTAAAAGAAGAAGAACACATGGATTTTTAGCAAGAACTAAAACTCCAGGTGGAAGAGCTGTATTGAGAAGAAGAAGAGCTAAAGGAAGAAAAAGATTAGCTGTTTAA
- the rnpA gene encoding ribonuclease P protein component: MKETFKKRERIHFKNDFDKVFSCGKRHINEYFVVVYTKNNLTYTRIGITIKRKFGKAYKRNKLKRYIREIYRRNKGLFPQDYDIVFLPRKKLSKDFDNMSFDDIKNIILNISERLK, encoded by the coding sequence ATGAAGGAAACCTTTAAAAAAAGAGAACGCATCCATTTTAAAAATGACTTTGATAAAGTTTTTTCTTGTGGAAAGAGACATATAAATGAATACTTTGTAGTCGTATATACTAAGAATAATCTTACTTATACCAGAATAGGCATTACTATTAAAAGAAAATTCGGAAAAGCTTATAAGAGAAATAAATTAAAAAGATACATTAGAGAAATATATCGAAGAAATAAAGGTCTCTTTCCACAAGATTATGATATTGTTTTTTTACCAAGAAAAAAACTTTCAAAAGATTTTGATAATATGTCTTTTGATGATATTAAGAATATTATTTTAAATATATCGGAGCGCTTAAAATGA
- the yidD gene encoding membrane protein insertion efficiency factor YidD: MKKIFLGLIQFYKKHISPYKPSKCIYYPTCSTYTYEAIEKFGVLKGLYLGMLRILRCNPFHQGGMDPVPEKFVFITTTKNKQRGVKN, from the coding sequence ATGAAAAAAATATTTTTGGGATTAATTCAGTTTTATAAAAAACATATATCCCCGTACAAACCATCAAAATGTATTTATTATCCTACTTGTTCTACTTATACCTATGAAGCTATTGAAAAATTCGGTGTGTTAAAAGGTTTATATTTAGGTATGTTAAGGATTCTTAGATGCAATCCATTTCACCAAGGCGGAATGGATCCTGTACCTGAAAAATTTGTCTTTATTACAACAACAAAAAATAAACAAAGGGGTGTAAAAAATTGA
- the yidC gene encoding membrane protein insertase YidC has product MKKILLIIGLIVLGVFVFSQIPDYSITSSATEINLQMRLYKVTFDNLGHMRSFEILQDRSNTLFTKIYSYYNDSFDLYDDNGNEILPVSFDISEDYENNFIEIKFYFENSGIKSYKFYNDPYYNFDVSFKNLSGKVIIPTISYPNTVATDNELLISYLNKPIKSLFIFDADNINIENQSIQISGNKTFKAYMGPRKFVFVKQVFPEKYDRIKELAKSVGAINWLWYINYAFVMFLWWLYRFTGNFGWAIMIFTLVIRLILYPLYHKQTKSMIEMRKLQPEIEKIKKKYKDPQRQQQALMELYKIHKINPAGGCLTAFVQLPIFWILYGAINYYQGTFAYNPQFLIWSDLSQGGFSQNIVLVLLSVVAYLFNALQSATDRKTAWNTSIMMIVFPFLFINLPTGIFIYWVTNAVLQIFITAYVNKKNHIKGLTMREFLGLGPKPYKTSK; this is encoded by the coding sequence TTGAAAAAAATACTTTTAATTATAGGACTTATTGTCCTGGGAGTTTTTGTTTTCTCTCAAATTCCAGATTATAGTATAACTTCATCTGCAACCGAGATTAATTTACAAATGAGATTATACAAAGTTACATTTGACAACTTAGGGCACATGAGAAGCTTTGAAATATTACAAGATAGAAGTAATACTTTATTTACCAAAATTTATAGTTATTATAACGATAGTTTTGATTTATATGATGATAACGGAAATGAAATTTTGCCAGTATCTTTTGACATTTCAGAAGATTATGAAAATAATTTCATAGAAATAAAATTTTATTTTGAAAACTCTGGTATAAAAAGTTATAAATTCTATAACGATCCATATTATAATTTTGATGTTTCTTTTAAGAATTTGTCAGGAAAGGTTATTATTCCAACAATTTCTTATCCTAATACTGTTGCTACAGATAATGAATTATTAATTTCTTATCTTAACAAACCTATAAAATCCCTTTTTATTTTTGATGCTGATAATATAAATATCGAAAATCAATCTATACAAATTTCTGGGAATAAAACTTTTAAAGCATATATGGGTCCCAGAAAATTTGTTTTTGTTAAACAAGTTTTCCCAGAAAAATATGATAGAATAAAAGAATTAGCTAAATCCGTAGGTGCAATAAATTGGTTATGGTATATAAATTATGCATTTGTTATGTTTTTATGGTGGTTATATAGATTTACAGGAAATTTTGGCTGGGCTATAATGATTTTTACTTTGGTTATAAGATTAATCTTATATCCGTTATATCATAAGCAAACAAAATCTATGATTGAAATGAGAAAATTGCAACCAGAAATTGAAAAAATAAAGAAAAAATATAAAGACCCTCAAAGGCAGCAACAAGCTCTAATGGAATTATATAAAATACACAAAATCAATCCCGCTGGTGGTTGTTTGACCGCTTTTGTTCAATTGCCAATATTCTGGATTTTATATGGTGCAATTAATTATTATCAAGGAACTTTTGCTTATAATCCACAGTTTTTAATCTGGTCTGATTTATCTCAAGGCGGTTTTTCACAAAATATTGTATTAGTTTTATTAAGTGTCGTAGCTTATTTATTCAATGCCTTACAATCTGCCACAGATAGAAAAACAGCATGGAATACATCTATTATGATGATCGTTTTCCCATTCTTATTCATAAATTTACCAACTGGAATTTTCATTTAT